A section of the Spirosoma pollinicola genome encodes:
- a CDS encoding phosphatase PAP2 family protein, whose product MKHSKPFFCQQLVICILFTLHSSFFILPTFAQSPYELKTGKELTLLGVGAITLGTSVALRSAVDPLTPTEISSLNRDEINAFDRKATFHWSTTADRLSDVTLAGNAVLLGALTLGTKPMRQDVKTVAVMFIETIALANGIERSVKGVTQRTRPFVYNPVAPLDEKMTRDARQSFFSGHATNAFATAVFTGEVFRHYFPNSRLKPVVWIGSLGLATATCVLRYEGGLHYPTDLLAGAAFGSLVGWGIPKLHQVKNKTALGQRVDIQPWSNGAANGIYMRLAVFSR is encoded by the coding sequence ATGAAGCATAGTAAACCTTTTTTTTGCCAGCAACTAGTTATTTGTATACTCTTCACTCTTCATTCTTCATTCTTCATTCTTCCCACTTTTGCGCAGTCTCCTTATGAGTTAAAAACGGGTAAGGAACTTACGTTGCTGGGTGTTGGGGCCATAACACTTGGAACCTCGGTTGCACTTCGCTCAGCGGTCGACCCACTGACGCCAACAGAGATATCATCCCTCAATCGCGACGAAATCAATGCGTTCGACCGAAAAGCGACGTTCCACTGGTCAACCACTGCCGACCGATTAAGTGATGTAACGCTGGCAGGTAACGCAGTTCTGCTCGGCGCATTGACACTTGGCACGAAACCAATGCGTCAGGATGTTAAAACCGTTGCGGTCATGTTTATCGAAACCATCGCATTGGCCAATGGAATTGAGCGAAGCGTAAAAGGGGTTACCCAGCGCACTCGTCCGTTTGTGTATAATCCAGTTGCGCCGTTAGACGAGAAAATGACCCGGGATGCCCGTCAGTCATTTTTTTCAGGACATGCTACAAATGCTTTTGCCACGGCGGTTTTTACAGGCGAAGTGTTCCGTCATTATTTCCCGAACTCCCGGCTGAAACCCGTGGTCTGGATAGGATCGCTGGGACTGGCAACGGCAACCTGTGTGCTTCGGTATGAAGGTGGCTTACATTATCCAACCGATTTGCTGGCAGGGGCTGCCTTCGGGTCGCTGGTGGGTTGGGGGATACCAAAACTCCATCAGGTGAAAAACAAAACAGCACTGGGCCAGCGAGTTGACATACAACCCTGGAGTAATGGCGCTGCAAACGGAATTTACATGCGGCTGGCGGTGTTTTCCCGTTAA
- a CDS encoding UvrD-helicase domain-containing protein codes for MFKIYSSSAGSGKTYTLTKEYLKLALQPKEKEDYFRRILAVTFTNAAANEMKNRILENLSGIAGTKESPLLNDLVVELYDLQPGTDAFDVAKSELRKKASDVFKTILHRYADFSVTTIDSFTQRIVTAFTDELGLPYSFDVELETDEVLELAIDNLIEKAGTDEMEEITTILSEYYSHTATEGKSWNQLPELLKEFGRNLTSDQFYEAVNAAQELSPGALRTIRTQLMNHNQQVEREIVDQGKRAWKLIADAGLDETDFSYGASGVGGFLKSIAEGNAQKDAGVRVNNALNNGEWYTKKAPLSIKGMIDNMAADLGDCITQIIAIRADRGHQVTLFECLLPHLQKLALLKQIRVEFDDLLRKDGRVHISEFNKKILNVVASEPVPFLYERLGTKYNHILIDEFQDTSRLQFANLLPLIENALGSEHFNLAVGDGKQAIYRFRGGDMDQIVSLHRKDLDTLKQAHKPGSWTADRIDMLDGHLESEMLDTNWRSAEPIVRFNNDFFEFTARKFEKMHPKLADVFDAEQLFHQKAQPNAHIAGHVQIDFVAKDDEADKDLTAQMLEKTIEHLKKSLADGYKYGDIAILCRKKSHAKALANELNAQRIPLVSADSLSLEFSDPVKWLVTLMQLLQRPDQKLLRYELLYLFHRVVRGIFPDDALTGKLRLVAEADIDATYAYLADEGYPLDPYVMGQLNPYELAEQLTAQFGLFNQAEHNPFLFRFLDEVLAFNHKRSGHLSDFLLYWEGVRQKISVEGNASNAVSIQTVHRSKGLEFPVVIIPFANWKVEPINDSTIWLDLTEIRTDALTHENGSGQLTRLLSAPANTTSKLKGTPRVIADQYEDEFTRTFLENMNLLYVAFTRPTDRLYIIGDVKDFKGQPNTISHWLQAFLRDSDVARNCGCAWQEGQYSYQISLCGDSYSHKKDTGPLDEIVLDEIVSGSRGQDLQLRRQADRMFDVATFERTRERDRKLCAALSLIRGPESIDNVLRQLVSEGLVRQVERADLKQSLTAIVSHPALVSLFDPALRVDTDRTILSSRRMHGAPHRVVHFADGHIVLVQYESVPVSSGEEGAVMTNPKDSLKYFTNLYREMGFHEVEGVLVYLANEPVVVKVV; via the coding sequence ATGTTCAAGATATACAGTTCTTCGGCTGGGTCGGGGAAGACATACACGCTCACAAAAGAGTACCTCAAACTGGCCTTGCAGCCGAAGGAAAAAGAGGACTATTTTCGGCGTATTCTGGCGGTTACGTTTACGAACGCGGCTGCCAACGAAATGAAGAATAGGATTCTGGAAAATCTGTCGGGTATCGCCGGAACAAAAGAATCGCCCTTGCTGAACGATCTGGTTGTTGAACTCTATGACCTACAACCGGGAACCGATGCGTTCGACGTGGCTAAAAGTGAGTTGCGGAAAAAAGCATCCGATGTTTTTAAAACGATTCTGCACCGATACGCCGATTTCAGCGTCACCACCATTGACTCCTTCACGCAGCGCATTGTAACCGCCTTCACCGACGAGTTAGGCTTACCTTATTCGTTTGATGTTGAACTCGAAACCGACGAAGTACTCGAACTCGCTATCGACAACCTGATCGAGAAGGCGGGTACCGACGAGATGGAAGAAATTACAACCATCCTGAGCGAGTACTATTCTCACACGGCTACGGAGGGTAAAAGCTGGAACCAGCTTCCCGAATTACTTAAAGAGTTTGGGCGCAACCTCACCTCCGACCAATTCTACGAAGCTGTCAATGCCGCTCAGGAGTTATCGCCGGGGGCACTGAGGACCATCCGTACGCAGTTGATGAATCACAATCAACAGGTTGAACGTGAGATTGTTGATCAAGGTAAGAGAGCCTGGAAGTTAATTGCGGATGCGGGCTTGGACGAGACTGATTTTAGTTACGGAGCTAGCGGAGTAGGTGGATTTCTTAAAAGTATTGCCGAAGGCAATGCACAAAAAGATGCAGGTGTACGCGTTAATAATGCGCTCAATAATGGCGAATGGTACACCAAAAAAGCACCCCTGTCCATAAAAGGGATGATTGATAATATGGCCGCCGATCTGGGCGACTGTATTACCCAGATTATAGCCATTCGTGCCGATCGAGGTCATCAGGTTACGTTGTTCGAGTGCTTGCTACCGCATTTGCAGAAACTGGCGTTGCTCAAACAGATACGCGTTGAATTCGATGATTTACTGCGGAAAGATGGGCGGGTACATATTTCAGAATTCAATAAAAAAATCCTGAACGTCGTGGCGTCGGAGCCGGTGCCGTTTCTGTATGAACGGCTGGGTACGAAATACAATCACATCCTCATCGATGAGTTTCAGGATACCTCCCGGCTTCAATTTGCCAACCTGTTGCCGCTGATCGAAAATGCGCTGGGTTCCGAGCATTTCAACCTGGCCGTTGGCGATGGGAAACAGGCTATTTACCGATTCCGGGGGGGCGATATGGACCAGATTGTATCCCTGCACCGCAAGGATCTGGATACATTGAAACAGGCCCATAAACCCGGCTCCTGGACCGCCGACCGAATTGATATGCTCGACGGTCATCTGGAATCCGAAATGCTGGATACAAACTGGCGAAGCGCCGAGCCGATTGTGCGGTTCAACAACGACTTCTTTGAATTTACGGCCCGCAAGTTCGAAAAGATGCATCCAAAACTAGCCGATGTGTTTGATGCGGAACAGTTGTTTCACCAGAAAGCCCAGCCAAACGCACACATTGCCGGTCATGTACAGATCGACTTTGTGGCGAAAGACGATGAAGCTGATAAAGACCTTACAGCGCAGATGCTCGAAAAAACAATCGAGCATCTGAAAAAATCGCTGGCAGATGGCTACAAATACGGCGACATCGCCATTCTCTGTCGCAAAAAATCGCATGCCAAAGCCCTGGCCAATGAGTTGAATGCGCAGCGAATTCCGCTGGTGTCGGCCGATTCGCTGTCGCTGGAGTTTTCGGACCCGGTAAAGTGGCTTGTCACGCTGATGCAGCTCCTGCAACGACCCGATCAAAAGCTTTTGCGGTATGAATTGCTGTACCTGTTTCATCGGGTGGTGCGGGGCATATTCCCTGATGATGCGCTGACCGGGAAACTACGGCTCGTGGCCGAGGCAGATATCGACGCTACCTACGCCTACCTGGCCGACGAAGGCTATCCGCTCGATCCGTATGTGATGGGGCAACTAAATCCATATGAACTGGCTGAACAGTTAACGGCTCAGTTTGGCCTCTTTAACCAGGCGGAACACAACCCGTTTTTGTTTCGCTTTCTGGACGAAGTGCTGGCGTTCAATCACAAACGGAGCGGACACCTCAGCGATTTTTTGCTGTATTGGGAGGGTGTCAGGCAGAAAATTTCGGTGGAGGGTAACGCCAGCAATGCGGTCAGTATCCAAACCGTTCACCGGTCGAAAGGGCTGGAGTTTCCGGTTGTGATCATCCCGTTTGCCAACTGGAAAGTCGAGCCAATTAACGACAGCACGATCTGGCTCGATCTGACAGAGATTCGTACCGACGCACTAACGCACGAAAACGGCTCCGGTCAGCTTACACGCTTGTTATCGGCACCCGCCAATACGACCAGTAAACTGAAGGGAACACCTAGGGTCATTGCCGACCAGTATGAAGATGAATTTACTCGCACGTTTCTGGAAAACATGAACCTGCTCTATGTGGCCTTCACCCGCCCAACAGACCGGCTTTATATTATCGGTGACGTAAAGGATTTCAAAGGCCAGCCAAACACCATCAGCCATTGGCTTCAGGCGTTCCTGCGCGATAGTGATGTGGCCCGAAACTGCGGCTGCGCCTGGCAGGAAGGTCAGTATAGTTACCAGATCAGTTTATGCGGAGATTCGTACTCGCACAAGAAAGACACTGGGCCACTCGATGAGATTGTGCTGGACGAAATCGTCAGTGGGAGCCGGGGGCAGGATTTGCAGCTCCGCCGACAGGCCGACCGTATGTTTGATGTGGCAACCTTTGAGCGTACCCGCGAACGCGACCGCAAACTCTGCGCGGCCCTGAGCCTGATACGAGGTCCCGAAAGTATTGATAACGTACTTCGGCAACTGGTGAGCGAGGGGCTGGTGCGGCAGGTCGAACGAGCTGATTTGAAGCAGAGTTTAACGGCAATTGTATCCCATCCGGCTCTGGTGTCGTTGTTTGATCCGGCACTCCGCGTAGACACAGATCGTACTATCCTGAGCAGCAGACGTATGCACGGTGCCCCGCATCGGGTTGTGCATTTTGCCGATGGACATATTGTGCTGGTGCAATATGAATCGGTGCCAGTCAGTTCAGGAGAGGAAGGGGCAGTGATGACTAACCCAAAAGATTCACTAAAATACTTCACGAACTTATACCGTGAGATGGGGTTTCATGAAGTGGAGGGCGTGCTGGTTTATCTTGCCAATGAGCCGGTAGTTGTGAAAGTGGTTTAA
- the hisC gene encoding histidinol-phosphate transaminase, which produces MFSLNNLLRPHILTLTPYSSARDEYTGTEGVFLDANENPLGSATQGDYNRYPDPHQGAIKHRLAPIKGVRPTQIFLGNGSDEPIDLLVRATCTPGKDSILIMPPTYGMYEVSAAVNDVTIVKVPLTPDFQVDVDAVLAAINENTKLIWLCSPNNPSGNLLQADAIRTILETASQSLVIVDEAYIDFADTPSWTSELDNFPNLVVLQTFSKAWGLAALRLGMCFASEELIGVLNKIKPPYNISAPTQTLALEALTHEADKNNMVSQILSERQQLADNLLSLPIVQVVHPSDANFLLVHFVDAYATFGYLIEQQVIVRDRSKVKLCDGCLRISVGTSAENKRLIEVLQQMPESPSLTDLPLGTGEEATKPELVSSATKFL; this is translated from the coding sequence ATGTTCAGTCTCAACAATCTCCTGCGCCCACACATTCTGACCCTGACACCCTATTCGTCCGCACGCGACGAGTATACCGGCACAGAAGGCGTATTCCTTGATGCCAACGAAAATCCCCTGGGCTCCGCGACCCAGGGTGATTATAATCGCTATCCCGACCCTCACCAGGGAGCCATAAAGCACCGTCTGGCCCCAATAAAGGGCGTTCGGCCAACGCAGATTTTTCTGGGCAACGGGTCCGATGAACCGATCGACCTGCTGGTTCGGGCCACCTGTACACCGGGTAAGGATTCGATACTGATTATGCCGCCTACCTATGGCATGTATGAAGTGTCGGCGGCAGTAAACGACGTAACTATTGTCAAGGTGCCGCTCACGCCCGACTTTCAGGTTGACGTCGATGCCGTTTTAGCGGCTATTAATGAGAATACAAAACTGATCTGGCTGTGTTCGCCTAACAACCCATCGGGCAATTTACTTCAGGCCGACGCCATTCGGACGATTCTGGAGACTGCCAGTCAGTCGCTGGTGATTGTCGATGAAGCGTATATTGACTTCGCCGACACGCCTTCCTGGACGAGCGAGCTGGACAACTTCCCCAATCTTGTTGTACTGCAAACCTTCTCGAAAGCCTGGGGGTTGGCTGCACTGCGACTGGGTATGTGCTTTGCGTCGGAGGAGTTGATTGGTGTGCTCAATAAAATCAAGCCGCCTTACAACATCTCGGCACCTACGCAGACTCTTGCACTCGAAGCCCTGACGCACGAAGCTGACAAGAACAATATGGTCAGCCAAATCCTGAGCGAACGGCAGCAGTTGGCCGACAACCTGCTTTCTTTGCCAATAGTGCAGGTCGTTCACCCGTCCGATGCCAATTTTCTTCTGGTTCATTTTGTTGATGCCTACGCTACATTCGGCTATCTGATTGAGCAGCAGGTAATTGTTCGCGACCGCTCGAAGGTGAAACTTTGCGACGGTTGCCTGCGTATTTCGGTTGGAACATCAGCAGAAAATAAACGGCTCATCGAGGTGCTTCAGCAAATGCCGGAATCGCCTTCTTTAACAGATTTGCCCCTCGGCACGGGCGAGGAAGCTACCAAACCCGAACTTGTATCAAGCGCTACTAAATTCTTATGA